Proteins co-encoded in one Conger conger chromosome 4, fConCon1.1, whole genome shotgun sequence genomic window:
- the plin3 gene encoding mannose-6-phosphate receptor binding protein 1 isoform X1, giving the protein MMEEEKTPEVSAAVEEPEPMEQQSVMSRLGSLPLVSSACGMVSSAYTTTKEGVPLLKGVMEVAESGVQMLGSVASSGSKPLLDRLEPQIAVVNEYAMMGLDKAEQSIPILHQPADKVMSDTVGKVYQSVSGAKEAVTGVMMGAVEMTRSAVSGGLSTVMGSRVGQMVSSGMGLALTHSEDWVDQNLPLSERELAALAEPAPDAEAVVQAAGGSSPSSYFVRLGKLSSKVQERALEQSLAKARRARDVSHAAVAQIGSTLDLLEGARSTLATANAQLGGAPEQLMQRWAEWQQALPKEKEGQAEEKDEKSEGDQGEQLEWRALSMVRGLSGQVQSACSGVVSSAQGLPGTVQEQLANARQVARELHSSLGSTSTLSPHILEQTRLHLAQVQRSLDGVTEYLLNNTPLNWLVGPFAPQITESGEGEPGEKDTPKQGQ; this is encoded by the exons ATGATGGAAGAAGAGAAGACCCCGGAGGTCAGTGCAGCTGTGGAGGAACCTGAACCCATGGAGCAGCAG AGTGTGATGTCACGGCTGGGCAGCCTGCCATTGGTCAGCTCGGCCTGCGGCATGGTGTCCAGCGCCTACACCACCACCAAGGAGGGCGTGCCGCTGCTGAAGGGGGTGATGGAGGTGGCCGAGAGCGGGGTTCAGATGCTGGGCTCCGTGGCATCCTCCGGGTCCAAACCGCTGCTGGACAGACTGGAGCCACAGA TTGCTGTGGTGAACGAGTATGCCATGATGGGATTGGACAAGGCAGAACAGAGTATTCCGATCCTCCATCAGCCTGCTGACAAG gtgatGTCGGACACGGTGGGTAAGGTGTACCAGTCGGTTTCCGGGGCTAAGGAGGCGGTTACCGGGGTGATGATGGGTGCCGTGGAGATGACCCGGTCCGCGGTGAGCGGGGGCCTGAGCACCGTTATGGGGTCCCGCGTGGGACAGATGGTCAGCAGCGGGATGGGCCTTGCCCTGACCCACTCTGAAGACTGGGTGGACCAGAACCTTCCGCTGTCCGAGAGGGAACTGG CCGCTCTGGCTGAGCCTGCCCCAGATGCGGAGGCCGTGGTCCAGGCGGCAGGCGGCTCTAGCCCCAGCAGTTACTTCGTGCGCCTGGGAAAGCTGTCCTCCAAGGTGCAGGAGCGCGCCCTGGAGCAGTCCCTGGCCAAAGCCCGACGGGCCCGGGACGTCTCCCACGCGGCCGTGGCCCAGATCGGGAGCACCCTGGACCTGCTGGAGGGCGCGCGCTCCACCCTGGCCACGGCCAACGCTCAGCTGGGGGGGGCACCGGAGCAGCTGATGCAGCGCTGGGCGGAGTGGCAGCAGGCCCTGCCGAAAGAGAAGGAGGGACAGGCGGAGGAGAAGGACGAGAAGAGTGAGGGCGACCAGGGCGAG CAGCTGGAGTGGCGAGCTCTCTCCATGGTGCGGGGTCTCAGTGGGCAGGTGCAGTCCGCATGCTCCGGGGTGGTGTCGAGCGCTCAGGGGCTCCCTGGAACCGTGCAGGAGCAGCTGGCCAACGCCCGTCAAGTGGCCAGGGAACTGCACTCGTCCCTGGGCAGCACCAGCACCCTGTCCCCCCACATCCTGGAGCAGACTCGACTCCACCTGGCACAG GTTCAACGCTCTCTGGATGGCGTGACAGAATACCTTCTCAACAACACCCCCCTCAACTGGCTGGTGGGACCGTTTGCCCCTCAAATCACAGAGAGTGGGGAGGGAGAACCTGGAGAGAAGGACACCCCAAAACAGGGCCAATGA
- the plin3 gene encoding mannose-6-phosphate receptor binding protein 1 isoform X2, translating into MMEEEKTPEVSAAVEEPEPMEQQSVMSRLGSLPLVSSACGMVSSAYTTTKEGVPLLKGVMEVAESGVQMLGSVASSGSKPLLDRLEPQIAVVNEYAMMGLDKAEQSIPILHQPADKVMSDTVGKVYQSVSGAKEAVTGVMMGAVEMTRSAVSGGLSTVMGSRVGQMVSSGMGLALTHSEDWVDQNLPLSERELAALAEPAPDAEAVVQAAGGSSPSSYFVRLGKLSSKVQERALEQSLAKARRARDVSHAAVAQIGSTLDLLEGARSTLATANAQLGGAPEQLMQRWAEWQQALPKEKEGQAEEKDEKSEGDQGELEWRALSMVRGLSGQVQSACSGVVSSAQGLPGTVQEQLANARQVARELHSSLGSTSTLSPHILEQTRLHLAQVQRSLDGVTEYLLNNTPLNWLVGPFAPQITESGEGEPGEKDTPKQGQ; encoded by the exons ATGATGGAAGAAGAGAAGACCCCGGAGGTCAGTGCAGCTGTGGAGGAACCTGAACCCATGGAGCAGCAG AGTGTGATGTCACGGCTGGGCAGCCTGCCATTGGTCAGCTCGGCCTGCGGCATGGTGTCCAGCGCCTACACCACCACCAAGGAGGGCGTGCCGCTGCTGAAGGGGGTGATGGAGGTGGCCGAGAGCGGGGTTCAGATGCTGGGCTCCGTGGCATCCTCCGGGTCCAAACCGCTGCTGGACAGACTGGAGCCACAGA TTGCTGTGGTGAACGAGTATGCCATGATGGGATTGGACAAGGCAGAACAGAGTATTCCGATCCTCCATCAGCCTGCTGACAAG gtgatGTCGGACACGGTGGGTAAGGTGTACCAGTCGGTTTCCGGGGCTAAGGAGGCGGTTACCGGGGTGATGATGGGTGCCGTGGAGATGACCCGGTCCGCGGTGAGCGGGGGCCTGAGCACCGTTATGGGGTCCCGCGTGGGACAGATGGTCAGCAGCGGGATGGGCCTTGCCCTGACCCACTCTGAAGACTGGGTGGACCAGAACCTTCCGCTGTCCGAGAGGGAACTGG CCGCTCTGGCTGAGCCTGCCCCAGATGCGGAGGCCGTGGTCCAGGCGGCAGGCGGCTCTAGCCCCAGCAGTTACTTCGTGCGCCTGGGAAAGCTGTCCTCCAAGGTGCAGGAGCGCGCCCTGGAGCAGTCCCTGGCCAAAGCCCGACGGGCCCGGGACGTCTCCCACGCGGCCGTGGCCCAGATCGGGAGCACCCTGGACCTGCTGGAGGGCGCGCGCTCCACCCTGGCCACGGCCAACGCTCAGCTGGGGGGGGCACCGGAGCAGCTGATGCAGCGCTGGGCGGAGTGGCAGCAGGCCCTGCCGAAAGAGAAGGAGGGACAGGCGGAGGAGAAGGACGAGAAGAGTGAGGGCGACCAGGGCGAG CTGGAGTGGCGAGCTCTCTCCATGGTGCGGGGTCTCAGTGGGCAGGTGCAGTCCGCATGCTCCGGGGTGGTGTCGAGCGCTCAGGGGCTCCCTGGAACCGTGCAGGAGCAGCTGGCCAACGCCCGTCAAGTGGCCAGGGAACTGCACTCGTCCCTGGGCAGCACCAGCACCCTGTCCCCCCACATCCTGGAGCAGACTCGACTCCACCTGGCACAG GTTCAACGCTCTCTGGATGGCGTGACAGAATACCTTCTCAACAACACCCCCCTCAACTGGCTGGTGGGACCGTTTGCCCCTCAAATCACAGAGAGTGGGGAGGGAGAACCTGGAGAGAAGGACACCCCAAAACAGGGCCAATGA